The nucleotide window ATTAAGTTGTACAGTGGTCAATATGTCCATCCTTCCATCCTGTATGCTGTGCCCATATCACTTGAAATTGCAAAAGTTACCATTTGGGAATTTTGATAATCTCATAGAACTGTCATTATAATGGGATGCTGTATCAAATTATGAGGAGTATAAACACAGCAGTGTCTGAGAAAATAATTCCATGtgagtaaaatattttcatttgcatttaaaacttttgAGTATAAAGCAGCCCTTTGTTCAGACAATGGGTGAAGGGATTAGCCCTGTTCCACCTTGTTTTGGCACTCTTGCTGAACCGGCCTTGTATATATTATGTACTTAGCAACAGTGAAAATTTGAGAGGCAAACACTAGTTCATGTTGAAGCAGTAGGCTAAAACTATCCCATCTATCCCGCTCCTTCTTTCCTGACCTTTCAGTTTGGCTCTGCCTCTGACTGTGAAATGTTGGCTTAACAGAGATTCTCACCTCAGTCTCATATGGCTCCTTTTACCAGTAGTGCATTTTTCTCTATTGTCTGGACTTTGGTCTGCCTCTATGGACCTTATCTTAATTCACTCATCCAGCTCTGAGCAACACTCTTAACCTTACATAGGTAGGAATTCCCCAACCTAGGCTTGGCCTAGCAAGAACTCAACTGCCCCTCACCCAGTTACACTGCAAGGCAATTCAATAGAAAACAGTGGTAAGGATTTAACTAAGCTAGTTAGAAAACACTAACAAGTTTGTTTCTGCTTTAATTACCTCAAAACAAAATCCAATGTTTAGGCTCCTGGgtggcatttaaaataattcaccatATTTCAAACTTCAGAATCTTTATTAAATCTCCAAATACGTAAGGCAAATTAGTGCTAAACAGAGTGTGAGAGGGCACAGGGtttcaaatataaaaagcataaattagTAACCTTCACTTCTTTACCCaacactttttttcctccttcctttttttttttttttttttttttgccattagtTGTGCTCTCTGTTTGAGACTACAGGAGCTGGCATTACTCCAGAAGGGAAATGGGCAAAATGAGAAGGCAGTGGAGGACCAAATGTTGGTGGGGGAGTGAAAGCAATAGGCATAGCAAGAAATGGATTGAAACTCAGTGGTTGAGGAGGTATGAGGCAATGAGCAATAGAGCAAGACGGTAAACCTGGACTACCAGAAGACAACAGGATAGGCCTTGGCCAAATATCCACGGGGTGCCGTGGGGCCCCAAGTGGGAAAGAAACATGAGCCAGCCTTCCCTTACAGTACATTCTCCTGTTACCTGGAGGCACCTCCAACAGTATCCCTGATctaagggaggggaggagatgtGGAGGACCTCTTACTTGTGGGCCCCGGGGTGGAAAGAACCCTTTACCTCTTGGCAAAGTCAAATCTAACCTTGCATTATTGCCACCTCTTTCagtgcccccagtgctgaccctTGTGCCTCCCACCATAAATGTGGGAGGGCTGCCAGAAACTTCCTGGGACACAACAGAATCCTGTCTTTTCTGCCTCTGGCCTGCCAGCCCCTCAAAGCTATTTACTTCTGCTGTTGCTAGGGACTCTTCTGCAACAGCAGGTGGTGGCCCATAGAGGTGTCTGAAAGCTCTAGAACTATCCACAGGAATGCAGGATCCTG belongs to Eulemur rufifrons isolate Redbay chromosome 30, OSU_ERuf_1, whole genome shotgun sequence and includes:
- the PRR32 gene encoding proline-rich protein 32 — encoded protein: MACIENVLGGQAPSPIVVAVDKNGNPELCHNMPLQCPSSMPKDDGEPRGHPHIQLRPPINVLTNLAREQLERPSPRTGSCIPVDSSRAFRHLYGPPPAVAEESLATAEVNSFEGLAGQRQKRQDSVVSQEVSGSPPTFMVGGTRVSTGGTERGGNNARLDLTLPRGKGFFPPRGPQVRGPPHLLPSLRSGILLEVPPGNRRMYCKGRLAHVSFPLGAPRHPVDIWPRPILLSSGSPGLPSCSIAHCLIPPQPLSFNPFLAMPIAFTPPPTFGPPLPSHFAHFPSGVMPAPVVSNREHN